The proteins below come from a single Mercenaria mercenaria strain notata chromosome 3, MADL_Memer_1, whole genome shotgun sequence genomic window:
- the LOC123545597 gene encoding uncharacterized protein LOC123545597, which translates to MVSYKQIDLTDFEPEDIVKRRTWLCNLKLQFAFGKFTYAHGNHMGNLTVIWKQPPVSERASSEDIRLLTEIKNVVPKFATRAMRREFMELYSKVTKDKPAILRSMYRYLTGHSFAAENRDEESVDNNVCEFLLGSDDPKLAVDLRKNNGKVRDPKYNVFWKELEIYLDEKSVVHERRQSQTTYMPFAVSVADLRNQSLERLPTDKVAPSMSWIRLNFMPGNPYSNSAMNYTANFNVKHSVQQRLLRAKHPDSGYAFTQFTYLKQYAVELRDHSIMQCLDDKAIIPIREPNRPTSACQRKHHGSLVAGENNLLTLDHDYHLCGIVPSVCLLVDIPEHFRDTFYHGDVHITLKEKVLQPSSPIRHATETTKITREVCSDDDVNCNKPVLLRYTDGGPDHRTTYQSVQMAAIEEFISLDLDMFIACRTAPNQSYNNPAERIMSLHNLGLQNVAVTSKHGTWS; encoded by the coding sequence ATGGTAAGCTATAAACAAATTGATTTAACTGACTTCGAGCCAGAGGACATTGTGAAAAGGAGGACATGGCTATGTAACCTTAAGCTCCAATTTGCCTTTGGTAAATTTACATATGCACATGGAAACCACATGGGTAATCTAACAGTTATCTGGAAGCAACCCCCAGTTTCAGAGAGAGCCAGTAGTGAAGATATCAGACTgcttactgaaataaaaaatgttgttccTAAATTTGCCACAAGAGCAATGCGGAGAGAATTCATGGAACTGTATTCAAAAGTTACAAAAGACAAGCCTGCCATTTTACGATCCATGTATAGGTATCTTACAGGTCACTCATTTGCTGCAGAAAACAGAGATGAGGAGAGTGTGGACAACAATGTTTGTGAATTCCTTCTCGGTTCTGATGACCCAAAGCTTGCTGTTGACCTCAGGAAGAATAACGGTAAGGTAAGGGATCCGAAGTACAATGTCTTTTGGAAAGAGCTGGAAATTTACTTAGATGAAAAAAGTGTAGTGCATGAGCGTCGTCAGTCTCAAACTACCTACATGCCATTTGCTGTCTCAGTGGCAGATCTTCGAAATCAATCACTGGAAAGACTGCCAACAGATAAAGTTGCCCCGTCAATGTCATGGATTCGTCTTAACTTCATGCCTGGAAATCCTTACTCAAATTCTGCAATGAACTACACAGCCAATTTTAATGTTAAGCATTCAGTGCAACAGAGACTTCTTAGGGCCAAACATCCTGACTCTGGTTATGCATTTACACAGTTCACATACCTAAAGCAATATGCTGTAGAGTTGAGAGACCATTCTATAATGCAGTGTCTGGATGATAAAGCAATCATTCCAATCAGAGAACCAAATAGACCTACCTCGGCTTGCCAGCGAAAACACCATGGCAGCCTTGTTGCTGGAGAAAACAATTTGTTGACACTTGATCATGATTATCATTTGTGTGGAATTGTGCCCTCGGTTTGTCTGCTGGTTGATATTCCGGAACATTTTAGGGATACGTTTTATCATGGAGATGTTCATATTACTCTAAAAGAAAAGGTTCTACAACCTTCCAGCCCAATTAGACATGCTACTGAAACAACAAAAATCACTAGGGAAGTATGTAGTGATGATGACGTTAACTGTAACAAACCAGTTCTTTTGAGATATACTGATGGCGGTCCAGACCATAGGACAACCTATCAGTCAGTTCAAATGGCAGCCATAGAAGAATTCATTTCATTAGATCTTGACATGTTTATAGCTTGTAGAACGGCTCCAAACCAGTCGTATAATAATCCTGCTGAAAGAATAATGTCCTTACACAACTTAGGTCTTCAAAATGTGGCTGTCACGAGCAAGCATGGAACCTGGTcatga